Proteins co-encoded in one Nonomuraea helvata genomic window:
- a CDS encoding alpha/beta hydrolase, translating into MGHIKVGTENSTDVELYYEDQGSGQPVVLIHGYPLNGHSWERQTRELLAAGYRVITYDRRGFGQSSKVGSGYDYDTFAADLNTLLETLDLREVILVGFSMGTGELARYVKNHGHERVAKLAFLASLEPYLVEADDNPAGVPQSVFDGIVATARADRYAWFTQFYKDFYNLDENLGTRISQEVVAANWNTATTSAPVAAYAVVAAWIEDFRQDVAAVRAAGKPSLILHGTRDNILPIDVTGRRFHEAFPEAHYVEVEGAPHGLLWTHADEVNEALLAFAAK; encoded by the coding sequence ATGGGCCACATCAAGGTAGGCACCGAGAACAGCACCGACGTCGAGCTGTACTACGAGGACCAGGGATCCGGTCAGCCGGTCGTCCTCATCCACGGCTACCCCCTGAACGGGCACAGCTGGGAGCGTCAGACGCGCGAGCTGCTCGCCGCCGGCTACCGGGTGATCACCTACGACCGCCGGGGCTTCGGCCAGTCGAGCAAGGTCGGGAGCGGGTACGACTACGACACCTTCGCAGCTGACCTGAACACGCTGCTGGAGACGCTCGACCTGCGCGAGGTCATTCTCGTCGGGTTCTCCATGGGCACCGGCGAACTCGCCCGCTACGTCAAGAACCACGGCCACGAGCGCGTCGCCAAGCTGGCCTTCCTGGCGTCGCTGGAGCCGTACCTGGTGGAGGCGGACGACAACCCCGCCGGAGTACCGCAGTCGGTGTTCGACGGCATCGTCGCCACTGCCCGCGCCGACCGATACGCCTGGTTCACGCAGTTCTACAAGGACTTCTACAACCTGGATGAGAATCTCGGCACGAGGATCAGCCAGGAGGTCGTCGCCGCCAACTGGAACACCGCCACGACCTCCGCCCCGGTCGCCGCTTACGCGGTGGTGGCGGCGTGGATCGAGGACTTCCGCCAGGACGTCGCGGCGGTGCGCGCGGCCGGAAAGCCGTCACTCATCCTGCACGGCACCAGGGACAACATCCTCCCGATCGACGTCACCGGGCGTCGTTTCCACGAGGCGTTCCCGGAGGCGCACTACGTCGAGGTCGAGGGCGCCCCGCACGGCCTGCTGTGGACGCACGCCGATGAGGTCAACGAGGC